The Glycine max cultivar Williams 82 chromosome 12, Glycine_max_v4.0, whole genome shotgun sequence genome window below encodes:
- the LOC100804703 gene encoding protein EI24 homolog isoform X4, translating into MNAKVKVKVGGFLWLEGLVEACCLHRVVILCMRSNKLLMRTGQCFLLNGFIFLGRYNDIARYGYAAMGRSKFTVEKGSSQNNSPTVQNAHHVKGPSGLGGVMIGIGQQVYSILLLSVFFLEVYATGFIPYIGKLLNFLLLSWMYAYYCFEYKWNFNEVALDRRLDYFESYWPFFAGFGSPCVLAIFFFSPLVSYGIMAILFPLFVLTATGSESEQEISFEKHKWRVAGVGRLPIFYVADKVSMWMLSLLPLEKGDQVHDRKAQ; encoded by the exons ATGAACGCGAAAGTGAAAGTGAAGGTGGGTGGGTTTCTATGGTTGGAAGGTTTAGTAGAGGCGTGTTGCCTTCATCGCGTTGTTATTCTGTGTATGAGGTCCAACAAGCTATTGATGCGCACTGGTCAGTGTTTCCTCTTGAATGGTTTCATCTTCTTAGGAAG GTACAATGACATTGCCAGATATGGGTATGCTGCAATGGGAAGATCTAAGTTTACTGTAGAGAAAGGCTCAAGCCAAAACAACTCACCAACTGTGCAAAATGCTCATCATGTAAAAGGACCATCTGGCTTGGGAGG GGTCATGATTGGAATAGGACAGCAGGTGTACTCAATACTCcttttgagtgttttttttcttgag GTCTATGCAACAGGATTCATACCATACATAGGGAAGCTGCTCAACTTTTTACTCCTTTCCTGGATGTATGCATATTACTGCTTCGA GTACAAATGGAATTTCAATGAAGTGGCTCTTGACAGAAGGCTGGATTACTTTGAATCTTACTGGCCATTTTTTGCTGGTTTtg GGAGCCCTTGTGTTCTGGCCATATTCTTTTTCTCTCCCCTTGTGAGTTATGGGATTATGGCTATACTTTTTCCACTG TTTGTTCTAACTGCAACTGGGTCAGAGTCCGAGCAAGAAATatcctttgaaaaacacaaATGGAGAGTTGCAGGAGTGGGAAGACTACCAATATTTTATGTTGCAGACAAAGTGTC
- the LOC100804703 gene encoding protein EI24 homolog isoform X1, protein MNAKVKVKVGGFLWLEGLVEACCLHRVVILCMRSNKLLMRTGQCFLLNGFIFLGSIFVLNSVVIPALWWILPDQCSQFVSHKLCDLGGTLKFYSFLRLALIQLFYVLWFYPLYVFSIVLSTIWYNDIARYGYAAMGRSKFTVEKGSSQNNSPTVQNAHHVKGPSGLGGVMIGIGQQVYSILLLSVFFLEVYATGFIPYIGKLLNFLLLSWMYAYYCFEYKWNFNEVALDRRLDYFESYWPFFAGFGSPCVLAIFFFSPLVSYGIMAILFPLFVLTATGSESEQEISFEKHKWRVAGVGRLPIFYVADKVSMWMLSLLPLEKGDQVHDRKAQ, encoded by the exons ATGAACGCGAAAGTGAAAGTGAAGGTGGGTGGGTTTCTATGGTTGGAAGGTTTAGTAGAGGCGTGTTGCCTTCATCGCGTTGTTATTCTGTGTATGAGGTCCAACAAGCTATTGATGCGCACTGGTCAGTGTTTCCTCTTGAATGGTTTCATCTTCTTAGGAAG TATATTCGTCCTAAACTCGGTTGTCATCCCTGCATTGTGGTGGATATTACCTGATCAATGCTCACAGTTTGTTTCTCATAAACTCTGTGACTTAGGTGGcactttgaaattttattctttcttaCGTCTTGCTCTCATTCAGCTCTTTTAT GTGCTTTGGTTTTACCCATTATACGTGTTTAGCATAGTTCTTAGTACAATTTG GTACAATGACATTGCCAGATATGGGTATGCTGCAATGGGAAGATCTAAGTTTACTGTAGAGAAAGGCTCAAGCCAAAACAACTCACCAACTGTGCAAAATGCTCATCATGTAAAAGGACCATCTGGCTTGGGAGG GGTCATGATTGGAATAGGACAGCAGGTGTACTCAATACTCcttttgagtgttttttttcttgag GTCTATGCAACAGGATTCATACCATACATAGGGAAGCTGCTCAACTTTTTACTCCTTTCCTGGATGTATGCATATTACTGCTTCGA GTACAAATGGAATTTCAATGAAGTGGCTCTTGACAGAAGGCTGGATTACTTTGAATCTTACTGGCCATTTTTTGCTGGTTTtg GGAGCCCTTGTGTTCTGGCCATATTCTTTTTCTCTCCCCTTGTGAGTTATGGGATTATGGCTATACTTTTTCCACTG TTTGTTCTAACTGCAACTGGGTCAGAGTCCGAGCAAGAAATatcctttgaaaaacacaaATGGAGAGTTGCAGGAGTGGGAAGACTACCAATATTTTATGTTGCAGACAAAGTGTC
- the LOC100804703 gene encoding protein EI24 homolog isoform X2 has protein sequence MNAKVKVKVGGFLWLEGLVEACCLHRVVILCMRSNKLLMRTGQCFLLNGFIFLGSIFVLNSVVIPALWWILPDQCSQFVSHKLCDLGGTLKFYSFLRLALIQLFYVLWFYPLYVFSIVLSTIWYNDIARYGYAAMGRSKFTVEKGSSQNNSPTVQNAHHVKGPSGLGGVMIGIGQQVYSILLLSVFFLEVYATGFIPYIGKLLNFLLLSWMYAYYCFEYKWNFNEVALDRRLDYFESYWPFFAGFGSPCVLAIFFFSPLVSYGIMAILFPLFVLTATGSESEQEISFEKHKWRVAGVGRLPIFYVADKVS, from the exons ATGAACGCGAAAGTGAAAGTGAAGGTGGGTGGGTTTCTATGGTTGGAAGGTTTAGTAGAGGCGTGTTGCCTTCATCGCGTTGTTATTCTGTGTATGAGGTCCAACAAGCTATTGATGCGCACTGGTCAGTGTTTCCTCTTGAATGGTTTCATCTTCTTAGGAAG TATATTCGTCCTAAACTCGGTTGTCATCCCTGCATTGTGGTGGATATTACCTGATCAATGCTCACAGTTTGTTTCTCATAAACTCTGTGACTTAGGTGGcactttgaaattttattctttcttaCGTCTTGCTCTCATTCAGCTCTTTTAT GTGCTTTGGTTTTACCCATTATACGTGTTTAGCATAGTTCTTAGTACAATTTG GTACAATGACATTGCCAGATATGGGTATGCTGCAATGGGAAGATCTAAGTTTACTGTAGAGAAAGGCTCAAGCCAAAACAACTCACCAACTGTGCAAAATGCTCATCATGTAAAAGGACCATCTGGCTTGGGAGG GGTCATGATTGGAATAGGACAGCAGGTGTACTCAATACTCcttttgagtgttttttttcttgag GTCTATGCAACAGGATTCATACCATACATAGGGAAGCTGCTCAACTTTTTACTCCTTTCCTGGATGTATGCATATTACTGCTTCGA GTACAAATGGAATTTCAATGAAGTGGCTCTTGACAGAAGGCTGGATTACTTTGAATCTTACTGGCCATTTTTTGCTGGTTTtg GGAGCCCTTGTGTTCTGGCCATATTCTTTTTCTCTCCCCTTGTGAGTTATGGGATTATGGCTATACTTTTTCCACTG TTTGTTCTAACTGCAACTGGGTCAGAGTCCGAGCAAGAAATatcctttgaaaaacacaaATGGAGAGTTGCAGGAGTGGGAAGACTACCAATATTTTATGTTGCAGACAAAGTGTCGTAA
- the LOC100804703 gene encoding protein EI24 homolog isoform X5 → MNAKVKVKVGGFLWLEGLVEACCLHRVVILCMRSNKLLMRTGQCFLLNGFIFLGRYGYAAMGRSKFTVEKGSSQNNSPTVQNAHHVKGPSGLGGVMIGIGQQVYSILLLSVFFLEVYATGFIPYIGKLLNFLLLSWMYAYYCFEYKWNFNEVALDRRLDYFESYWPFFAGFGSPCVLAIFFFSPLVSYGIMAILFPLFVLTATGSESEQEISFEKHKWRVAGVGRLPIFYVADKVSMWMLSLLPLEKGDQVHDRKAQ, encoded by the exons ATGAACGCGAAAGTGAAAGTGAAGGTGGGTGGGTTTCTATGGTTGGAAGGTTTAGTAGAGGCGTGTTGCCTTCATCGCGTTGTTATTCTGTGTATGAGGTCCAACAAGCTATTGATGCGCACTGGTCAGTGTTTCCTCTTGAATGGTTTCATCTTCTTAGGAAG ATATGGGTATGCTGCAATGGGAAGATCTAAGTTTACTGTAGAGAAAGGCTCAAGCCAAAACAACTCACCAACTGTGCAAAATGCTCATCATGTAAAAGGACCATCTGGCTTGGGAGG GGTCATGATTGGAATAGGACAGCAGGTGTACTCAATACTCcttttgagtgttttttttcttgag GTCTATGCAACAGGATTCATACCATACATAGGGAAGCTGCTCAACTTTTTACTCCTTTCCTGGATGTATGCATATTACTGCTTCGA GTACAAATGGAATTTCAATGAAGTGGCTCTTGACAGAAGGCTGGATTACTTTGAATCTTACTGGCCATTTTTTGCTGGTTTtg GGAGCCCTTGTGTTCTGGCCATATTCTTTTTCTCTCCCCTTGTGAGTTATGGGATTATGGCTATACTTTTTCCACTG TTTGTTCTAACTGCAACTGGGTCAGAGTCCGAGCAAGAAATatcctttgaaaaacacaaATGGAGAGTTGCAGGAGTGGGAAGACTACCAATATTTTATGTTGCAGACAAAGTGTC
- the LOC100804703 gene encoding protein EI24 homolog isoform X3 encodes MVGRFSRGVLPSSRCYSVYEVQQAIDAHWSVFPLEWFHLLRKVLWFYPLYVFSIVLSTIWYNDIARYGYAAMGRSKFTVEKGSSQNNSPTVQNAHHVKGPSGLGGVMIGIGQQVYSILLLSVFFLEVYATGFIPYIGKLLNFLLLSWMYAYYCFEYKWNFNEVALDRRLDYFESYWPFFAGFGSPCVLAIFFFSPLVSYGIMAILFPLFVLTATGSESEQEISFEKHKWRVAGVGRLPIFYVADKVSMWMLSLLPLEKGDQVHDRKAQ; translated from the exons ATGGTTGGAAGGTTTAGTAGAGGCGTGTTGCCTTCATCGCGTTGTTATTCTGTGTATGAGGTCCAACAAGCTATTGATGCGCACTGGTCAGTGTTTCCTCTTGAATGGTTTCATCTTCTTAGGAAG GTGCTTTGGTTTTACCCATTATACGTGTTTAGCATAGTTCTTAGTACAATTTG GTACAATGACATTGCCAGATATGGGTATGCTGCAATGGGAAGATCTAAGTTTACTGTAGAGAAAGGCTCAAGCCAAAACAACTCACCAACTGTGCAAAATGCTCATCATGTAAAAGGACCATCTGGCTTGGGAGG GGTCATGATTGGAATAGGACAGCAGGTGTACTCAATACTCcttttgagtgttttttttcttgag GTCTATGCAACAGGATTCATACCATACATAGGGAAGCTGCTCAACTTTTTACTCCTTTCCTGGATGTATGCATATTACTGCTTCGA GTACAAATGGAATTTCAATGAAGTGGCTCTTGACAGAAGGCTGGATTACTTTGAATCTTACTGGCCATTTTTTGCTGGTTTtg GGAGCCCTTGTGTTCTGGCCATATTCTTTTTCTCTCCCCTTGTGAGTTATGGGATTATGGCTATACTTTTTCCACTG TTTGTTCTAACTGCAACTGGGTCAGAGTCCGAGCAAGAAATatcctttgaaaaacacaaATGGAGAGTTGCAGGAGTGGGAAGACTACCAATATTTTATGTTGCAGACAAAGTGTC